The DNA region ATAGTAGGCGTCCGGCCGTTGCCAGGCCGCGACCGTGGCGATGCCGGTGACCGTACCCAGTCGGCCGGTCGTCACCGCCTCGGTCAGTGCGGTCAGCGCCGCCGAGCCGAGGGCCTGGAACCCGACCTGGGCCACCCGGCCGGTGGCCGCCAGGAGCGCCGCCAACTCCTCATGCTCGGTGCTGCAGAGCACCGGCGGCTTCTCCAGCAGCAGGTCGGCACCGGCGGTCACCGCGTCCCGGGCGATCGGCAGGTGGGTGTGCGGCGGGGTGCAGATCACCACCACCTCGGGGGCCACCTCGGCCAGCATCTTCCGATGGTCGGTGAAGATCCGGGTACCCGCCGGCACCGGTGCGGCCGGTTCCTCCTCGATCGGCCTGGGGTCGACCAGGGCGGCCAGCCGCAGCCGCCCGGCCTCGTGCAGGGGGCCGATCACCCGCCGGTGCCAGCGACCGTGCCCGTTCGCCCCGATCAGCGCGATCCGTGGAGTGTTAAGCGGGGACCCTTCCTCTACCGCAGGCGTTAAGAAGGTGCCCTTCCTTGCACTCATGCGGCGGCGGTGAGGGTGGGGCGGACGCCGTAACGGGTCAGGTCGGTCAGCCAGGCGGTGATGTCGGCGCGTACCTGGGGGTCGGCGGCCACCTCCGGCGGGACGACCTCGTCCAGGGCCAGCACGGCCTCGACCGCCCCGGCGGGGGTCTGCGCCGCCTCGGCCAGGGCGGTACGGATCCGGTCTGCCAGCGGGTCGTCCAGGGGCAGCGGCGAACCCTCGTCGGTGGCACCCTGGGCGAACCGGATCCAGGCGGCGATCACCAGGGTCGCCCAGCGCGCCGAGCGGCCGGCGGCCCGCAGGTCGGCGATGGTGTGCAGGATCCGCTGGGGCAGCTTCTGCGAACCGTCCATCGCCACCTGGAGGGTGCGGTGCCGGATCGCCGGGTTGCCGAACCGGGCCAGCACCTGCTCGCCGTAGTCGACCACCTCGACCCCCTCCGGCGGGGTGAAGCTGACCGCGATCTCCTCGGCGATGAGCCGACGCAGCACGGTGTCCAGGTGCGGCAGCGCCAGGGCCTCCGCGATGGTCTCGCAGCCGGCCAGGGCCCCCAGGTAGGCCGCCGCCGAGTGCACCCCGTTGAGGGTGCGCAGCTTGAGCCGCTCCCAGGGCCCGGCGTCGGCGCAGAGCACCGCCCCGGCCCGGTCCCAGGCCGGACGTCCGCCGGGGAAGTCGTCCTCGATGACCCACTGGGTGTACGGCTCGGCCGCCACCGCCGCCAGATCCTCCACCCCCAGGGCCCGCCGGGCCGCCGCCAGGGTCTGCGCCGTGCTGGCCGGGACGATCCGGTCCACCATGGTGCCCGGGAACCCTACCTGGGCCCCGACCCAGTCCAGGGCCGGTCGGGGTGCCTTCGCGTACGCCAGGGCGTGCTGGACCAGGCCACGGAGCCGGCGGCCGTTGGCGGGCAGGTTGTCGCAGCTGACCAGGGCGATCGGCCCGGCGTCGGCGGCGGCCCGGGCCAGCAGCCCGCGCACCAGCAGACCGGGCACGGTCACCGGGGGCCGGTCCGTGGTCAGGTCGGCCACCAGGGCCGGGTCCGGGCGCAGGGTTCCTGCGGCCGGATCGAGTTGGTACGCCTTCTCGGTGACCGTCAGGGTGACCACCCGGATCGCCGGGTCGGCCAGCAGCGCCACCACCGCCTGCGGGTCGGCGGCGGCCAGCCGTACCCCGGTCAGCGCCCCGACCACCCGGGTGTGCTGGTCGGCGGCCGACAGGGTGCTGACACTGAACAGGTTGTCCTGCGCGGTCAGCACCCGCACCAGGTCGGCGTTGCGCGGCGCCACCCCGAGGATGCCCCAGTCCCCGCCGGCCAGGGCGATCGCCTGCTCGGTGTAGACCGCCTGGTGGGCCCGGTGGAAGGCGCCGAGCCCCAGGTGCAGCACCCCGGCCGGCACGCTGCCGGGCTGCACCAGCGGACGGGACCCGGCCGGCAGCCGACGCAGCGCCCCCAGGTCGAGTCGGGAGGCCCCCACGGTCACCGCCATGCCGGGCCGTCCGGGAAACCGAAGGTGGCGATGGACTCCGGGCGCATGGTGGCGCTGTAGCCCGGCTCGGTCGGCAGCAGGTACCGTCCGTCGCGGGTGCGTACCGGGTCCAGGAAGTGTTCGTGCAGGTGGTCGACGTACTCCACCATCCGCCCCTCCAGGCTGGTGCCCACCCGCAGGTAGTCGAAGATCGCCAGGTGCTGGACGTACTCGCAGAGGCCGACCCCGCCCGCGTGCGGGCAGATCGGCACCCCGAACTTGGCGGCCATCAGGATCTCGGCCAGCACC from Micromonospora sp. NBC_01739 includes:
- a CDS encoding mannitol dehydrogenase family protein; protein product: MAVTVGASRLDLGALRRLPAGSRPLVQPGSVPAGVLHLGLGAFHRAHQAVYTEQAIALAGGDWGILGVAPRNADLVRVLTAQDNLFSVSTLSAADQHTRVVGALTGVRLAAADPQAVVALLADPAIRVVTLTVTEKAYQLDPAAGTLRPDPALVADLTTDRPPVTVPGLLVRGLLARAAADAGPIALVSCDNLPANGRRLRGLVQHALAYAKAPRPALDWVGAQVGFPGTMVDRIVPASTAQTLAAARRALGVEDLAAVAAEPYTQWVIEDDFPGGRPAWDRAGAVLCADAGPWERLKLRTLNGVHSAAAYLGALAGCETIAEALALPHLDTVLRRLIAEEIAVSFTPPEGVEVVDYGEQVLARFGNPAIRHRTLQVAMDGSQKLPQRILHTIADLRAAGRSARWATLVIAAWIRFAQGATDEGSPLPLDDPLADRIRTALAEAAQTPAGAVEAVLALDEVVPPEVAADPQVRADITAWLTDLTRYGVRPTLTAAA